A genomic segment from Nicotiana tabacum cultivar K326 chromosome 9, ASM71507v2, whole genome shotgun sequence encodes:
- the LOC107785303 gene encoding uncharacterized protein LOC107785303, whose product MEFSDEWKSLWPISSSYSPPLLLSDYSHEEKSSSKRRRIESPIGPLIFKPCAETLRLLLRSPLLSTRLPPPVPEFSLPRFLQTSSSTLPSTASSIATQFITPHVSESIHNFNAIQLLPFPNICETNKPNSVLGFFPTGENYDQVGYFILCFEDKQVVVKKFKNGKYLLVHNHKLNCRILRLVVNPVTVSEIYDSACLSTFGYLLVCTLYSVHWYSVKMGVKGVGSVTVDYVGSADRNLFKGCAVSYACWSPHLREECVVLLENGNLYLFDMGSCLRSRTLFACDVLQGKKLQVLWDKLDRDGEWLSCEFSWHPKILIVANSRAVFLVDLRSEKCKVCTLLKIEAVSLGKTDRFLALSRVESDPFCFAAVSGRMLLLCDVRKPLMPLLRWVHGLNNPGYMIVLRLSDLRSSSIDDKWAWATESGRCILVGSFWDSEFALFCYGPGSNHGREFPEISRLSKSVYAWGQPSGLSLSGRDCCCESCLMRVDFSKDILPDWINWRQKEVIVLGFGILNNGLSIQSDDTNNSVGFLLVRLMSCGSLEAQRYTAARDSEERSESPDGGKSLCSENNLLYDMSIGELELKKKPYYLNLDFLKGYLNGTLTKILSRKHIDNQKDSEENPAEIHLQICQKLKECGITRLRPSQNVFDVIRGISFPASIYEIALESICASLPNTLLGLSFSAFSRFPEVHLKPKKGSLELFDILDKLYPLPFPLHKCCIDETSEKVQSPSSSSAPVLPPPFLVALNSLQIAERDILPLDAVLRLQSDKVMKVAHEIGLSHIGTEPGDGYSVSLDPDTECPSNVIEKMKPLCLHEPVAFSDCNISKMDSVGVEPDKRFRSFIYKKHQEPVSSTSKEMIGVELFDEECPVELKFNDSSIMLEANELETFKLLKQKDLGFQKSFQLYQEYLSG is encoded by the coding sequence ATGGAATTCTCGGACGAGTGGAAGTCTCTATGGCCAATATCTTCATCGTATTCGCCACCACTTCTACTCTCAGATTATTCACACGAAGAAAAATCCTCCTCAAAACGACGCCGTATTGAGAGTCCAATTGGCCCTTTGATTTTCAAGCCATGTGCAGAAACCCTAAGACTACTCCTCCGGTCCCCATTGTTATCAACTCGGCTTCCTCCTCCAGTTCCTGAGTTTTCTCTACCAAGATTTCTACAAACTTCAAGTAGTACACTTCCTTCTACAGCTTCTTCAATTGCTACACAGTTTATTACTCCACATGTTTCTGAATCAATTCACAACTTTAATGCAATCCAATTGCTCCCTTTCCCTAATATTTGTGAAACTAACAAACCCAATTCGGTTCTTGGATTTTTTCCAACTGGGGAAAATTATGACCAAGTTGGGTATTTTATACTATGTTTTGAGGATAAACAAGTTGTGGTTAAGAAATTTAAGAATGGGAAATATTTGTTAGTGCATAATCACAAGTTGAATTGTAGGATTTTGAGGTTAGTAGTGAACCCAGTTACTGTTAGTGAAATTTATGATAGTGCTTGTTTATCTACTTTTGGGTATTTATTGGTTTGTACTTTGTATTCTGTTCATTGGTATAGTGTGAAGATGGGGGTTAAAGGTGTTGGCAGTGTTACGGTAGATTATGTGGGTAGTGCTGATAGAAACTTGTTTAAGGGTTGTGCTGTTTCTTATGCTTGTTGGAGTCCACATTTGAGAGAAGAGTGTGTTGTGTTGTTGGAAAATGGGAACTTGTACTTGTTTGATATGGGTTCTTGCCTGAGGAGTCGGACTTTGTTTGCTTGTGATGTATTGCAAGGGAAGAAATTGCAGGTTTTGTGGGATAAGTTGGATAGAGATGGAGAGTGGCTAAGCTGTGAATTTAGCTGGCATCCGAAGATTTTGATTGTTGCGAATTCAAGGGCTGTGTTTTTGGTGGATTTGAGGTCAGAGAAGTGCAAAGTCTGCACCTTGCTAAAGATTGAGGCAGTGTCGTTGGGTAAAACTGATAGATTTCTTGCACTCTCTAGAGTGGAGTCTGACCCCTTTTGTTTTGCTGCAGTTTCTGGTCGCATGCTTCTTCTTTGTGATGTGAGGAAGCCATTAATGCCATTGTTGCGGTGGGTACATGGCCTGAATAATCCAGGTTACATGATTGTTTTAAGATTGTCAGACCTTAGGTCAAGCTCAATAGATGATAAATGGGCATGGGCTACCGAATCAGGGCGTTGCATTTTGGTAGGATCATTTTGGGACAGTGAATTTGCTCTATTCTGCTATGGGCCAGGTAGCAATCACGGCCGTGAGTTTCCTGAAATATCGAGGCTCAGTAAATCGGTATATGCTTGGGGACAGCCTTCAGGCCTCTCACTTTCTGGTCGTGATTGTTGTTGTGAAAGTTGTCTTATGAGAGTAGATTTCTCTAAAGACATTCTTCCTGATTGGATTAATTGGAGGCAAAAGGAAGTCATTGTTTTGGGGTTTGGCATTCTCAACAATGGCCTTTCTATTCAATCAGATGATACTAATAATTCTGTTGGGTTTTTGCTTGTAAGGTTAATGTCATGTGGCAGTTTAGAAGCTCAGAGATACACTGCAGCACGGGACTCTGAAGAAAGGTCAGAATCACCTGATGGAGGGAAATCTCTGTGCTCTGAAAATAACCTTCTGTATGATATGAGTATTGGAGAATTGGAATTAAAAAAGAAACCTTACTACCTGAACCTTGATTTTCTAAAAGGGTATCTAAATGGAACACTAACTAAAATCCTTAGTAGGAAACACATAGACAACCAAAAGGATTCTGAAGAAAATCCAGCAGAGATCCACCTGCAAATATGTCAGAAGCTTAAAGAATGTGGCATCACAAGACTGAGGCCATCTCAAAACGTTTTTGATGTTATCAGAGGTATCAGCTTTCCCGCAAGCATTTATGAGATTGCTTTAGAAAGCATTTGCGCCAGTTTGCCGAATACTCTTCTGGGGCTGTCTTTTTCTGCCTTCTCAAGATTCCCTGAAGTTCACCTGAAACCAAAGAAAGGTTCTCTAGAATTGTTTGATATTTTGGACAAACTATATCCACTGCCTTTTCCCTTGCATAAATGTTGCATTGATGAGACATCGGAAAAAGTTCAGTCTCCTAGTTCTTCTTCTGCTCCCGTTCTTCCTCCTCCTTTTCTGGTGGCTCTTAATAGCCTCCAAATAGCAGAAAGAGATATATTGCCACTTGATGCTGTACTTAGGCTTCAGAGTGATAAAGTTATGAAGGTGGCCCATGAAATCGGTCTGTCACACATTGGTACTGAGCCTGGTGATGGATATTCAGTTTCCCTTGATCCAGATACTGAATGCCCTAGCAATGTGATTGAAAAAATGAAGCCTCTCTGTTTGCATGAACCCGTGGCATTCTCTGACTGTAATATTTCTAAAATGGACTCTGTCGGAGTAGAACCTGATAAAAGATTTAGATCCTTCATCTATAAAAAACACCAAGAACCTGTCTCAAGTACTAGCAAAGAGATGATAGGAGTGGAGTTGTTCGATGAGGAGTGCCCAGTAGAGCTCAAATTCAATGATAGTTCCATCATGCTGGAGGCAAATGAGCTGGAAACATTTAAGTTGTTGAAACAAAAGGACTTAGGTTTTCAGAAAAGCTTTCAGTTGTATCAAGAGTATTTAAGTGGTTGA
- the LOC107785301 gene encoding uncharacterized protein LOC107785301, whose protein sequence is METPSASKEELNDEPGKYGQCKDVDFDNAEAALIGPSPPSHLPVHPGIGKIYNGPPILVGVVKDGEKFDFCMCNPPFFETMEEARLNPKTSCGGTMQEMVCPGGENAFITRIIEDSVQWYTSMVGRKTNLKVLISKLWEVGATIVKTTDFVQGQTCRWGLAWSFLPLSKKMVPSHVAEKNNMSFMLEGLQRHQSAIDVLQSVESFFCSIGASSKLDSASFNVDVTLSGEQCKSIMKTRSQNGNEQDIPISANYCSGQLNDMRLRVSVFQQIPGTLLVRGSLLQKEIPVSGVFSFIFQQLQEVLKSKFSKGTR, encoded by the exons ATGGAAACCCCATCAGCTTCCAAGGAAGAGCTGAATGATGAACCAGGAAAATATGGCCAATGTAAAGACGTAGACTTCGACAATGCAGAGGCTGCTCTCATTGGACCTTCACCTCCTTCTCATCTCCCAGTGCACCCAGGTATAGGAAAAATTTACAATGGACCTCCTATACTTGTTGGCGTAGTCAAGGATGGGGAGAAATTCGATTTTTGTATGTGCAACCCTCCATTTTTTGAGACGATGGAAGAAGCTAGATTAAATCCAAAGACTTCTTGTGGTGGGACTATGCAGGAGATGGTTTGTCCTGGTGGAGAGAATGCTTTTATTACTCGTATTATTGAGGATAGTGTTCA GTGGTACACCTCGATGGTTGGAAGAAAAACTAACCTAAAGGTACTTATATCAAAGCTTTGGGAGGTTGGAGCAACAATAGTGAAGACAACTGACTTTGTGCAAGGCCAGACATGCCGATGGGGTCTTGCCTGGTCATTTCTCCCTCTTTCCAAGAAGATGGTACCATCCCACGTGGCTGAGAAGAATAACATGTCGTTCATGCTTGAG GGTCTGCAGCGCCATCAGAGTGCCATTGATGTATTGCAATCAGTGGAATCCTTTTTCTGTAGTATTGGTGCATCCTCTAAATTAGACTCTGCCTCGTTTAATGTTGAT GTAACTTTGTCAGGCGAGCAATGTAAGTCTATCATGAAGACCCGGTCACAGAATGGAAACGAACAGGATATACCAATATCTGCAAATTATTGCTCTGGCCAACTAAATGACATGCGCCTGCGAGTTTCT GTCTTCCAGCAGATACCAGGGACACTTCTGGTGAGGGGATCATTGCTCCAGAAAGAGATCCCTGTATCAG GGGTGTTTTCTTTTATATTCCAGCAATTACAGGAAGTTCTAAAAAGCAAATTCAGTAAAGGCACCAGATAA